In a genomic window of Planifilum fimeticola:
- the ytvI gene encoding sporulation integral membrane protein YtvI, which translates to MNISSSQWIGILIRLGLLVLIGVATYYALSFALPLLYPFLIGWLIAMAIEPAVRFLERRLRLPRWAGVSLMLIIVLAVVSSLLVLLITQVVVELTRLAEFLPSNLDRFNQYLLDVFLDEDTGISQLIHNVQTYLQNNPEHQKEIVSSIRENLGIITQKGTEMITDIIAGIGSFLTDLPYIVAVIVIIFLAALFIGLDWPRMRATINRVLPERVRRTGGIVLKDIRVSLFGFVRAQLTLITITAILVLVGLWILGVKYALTVAIIVGVVDLLPYLGVGAVLVPWSAYSYFFGGDTKLAVGLLILYGVLLVVRQSLEAKLVSSNVGLDPLTTLIALFVGLNLFGFIGLIIGPVSVVIMIALYRAHVFRDLWRFIKGDSFNRS; encoded by the coding sequence ATGAATATCAGTTCATCTCAATGGATCGGAATCCTAATTCGTCTCGGGCTGCTGGTGTTGATCGGGGTCGCCACCTATTACGCCCTGTCGTTCGCCCTGCCGCTCCTCTATCCCTTTTTGATCGGTTGGCTGATCGCCATGGCCATCGAGCCCGCCGTCCGCTTCCTGGAGCGCAGACTTCGCCTTCCGCGCTGGGCCGGCGTCTCCCTCATGCTGATCATCGTGCTGGCAGTGGTCTCTTCGCTGCTGGTTTTGTTGATCACGCAGGTCGTCGTCGAGCTGACCCGGCTGGCCGAATTTTTGCCGTCAAACCTCGACCGGTTCAACCAATATCTTCTCGATGTGTTCCTCGATGAGGACACCGGCATATCGCAGCTGATCCACAACGTGCAGACGTATCTTCAGAACAATCCGGAACATCAAAAGGAAATCGTCAGCAGCATACGGGAAAACCTGGGAATCATCACCCAGAAGGGGACCGAGATGATTACCGATATCATCGCCGGCATCGGTTCCTTCCTCACGGACCTTCCCTATATCGTGGCCGTCATTGTCATTATCTTCCTCGCCGCCCTGTTCATCGGCCTCGATTGGCCGCGAATGCGGGCCACCATCAACCGGGTCCTCCCGGAGCGCGTCCGCAGGACGGGAGGGATTGTGTTGAAGGACATCCGGGTCTCCCTGTTCGGGTTTGTGCGGGCTCAGCTTACGCTGATCACCATCACGGCCATTCTGGTGCTGGTCGGCCTGTGGATCCTCGGTGTCAAGTACGCCCTGACCGTGGCGATCATCGTCGGGGTGGTGGACCTGCTCCCCTACCTCGGCGTGGGAGCGGTGCTGGTTCCCTGGTCCGCCTACTCGTATTTCTTCGGCGGAGACACGAAGCTGGCCGTGGGCCTTTTGATCCTTTACGGTGTGCTTCTCGTGGTTCGCCAATCTCTGGAAGCCAAATTGGTCTCCAGCAATGTGGGGCTGGACCCCTTGACCACCCTGATCGCCCTGTTCGTGGGACTCAACCTGTTCGGTTTCATCGGATTGATCATCGGTCCGGTCAGCGTGGTAATCATGATCGCCCTTTACCGGGCCCACGTCTTCCGCGATCTGTGGCGCTTCATCAAGGGAGATTCCTTCAACCGTTCGTAA
- the citZ gene encoding citrate synthase → MTVAKGLEGVVAVTSEVSSIIDGVLTYRGINIDELAEKANFEEVILLLWNGRLPKKEELEELQRDLDENASIPDEVLNSLKGYPKDVHPMAVLRTAVSQLAVYDPEADDNSAEANRRKAIRLTAKIPTIITSFFRLRSGLEPVAPRSGLGFARNFLYMLNGKDPEDVAVEAFDKALILHADHELNASTFAARVTTATLSDMYSAITSAIGTLKGPLHGGANERVMAMLKEIGSMDRVESYIQDKLDRKEKIMGFGHRVYKDGDPRAKHLREMSRQLAELTGDSKWYEMSRKIEALVEEKKGLKPNVDFYSASVYNYLGIPSDLFTPIFAMSRVTGWTAHVMEQYANNRLIRPRAEYVGPKNQSYVPIDQR, encoded by the coding sequence ATGACGGTAGCCAAGGGATTGGAGGGCGTAGTTGCGGTAACTTCCGAAGTCAGCTCGATCATCGACGGCGTGCTGACCTACCGGGGGATCAACATCGACGAGCTGGCCGAAAAGGCCAATTTTGAAGAAGTGATCCTCCTGCTCTGGAACGGGCGGCTGCCGAAGAAGGAGGAACTGGAAGAGCTGCAGAGGGACCTCGACGAAAATGCCTCCATTCCGGACGAGGTTTTGAATTCGCTGAAAGGGTATCCGAAGGATGTGCACCCGATGGCCGTGCTGCGGACGGCGGTATCCCAGCTGGCGGTGTACGATCCCGAGGCCGACGACAACAGCGCGGAAGCCAACCGCCGCAAGGCGATCCGGCTGACGGCCAAGATACCCACGATCATCACTTCCTTCTTCCGTCTGCGGTCCGGACTGGAACCGGTCGCTCCCCGTTCGGGACTGGGATTTGCCCGCAACTTCCTTTACATGCTGAACGGCAAGGATCCGGAAGACGTGGCCGTGGAAGCCTTTGACAAGGCGCTCATCCTGCACGCGGACCACGAGCTGAACGCTTCCACCTTCGCCGCCCGGGTGACGACCGCCACTTTGTCCGACATGTATTCCGCCATCACCTCGGCGATCGGCACGCTGAAGGGTCCCCTGCACGGCGGAGCCAACGAGCGCGTGATGGCCATGTTGAAGGAAATCGGTTCGATGGACCGGGTGGAGTCCTACATCCAAGACAAGCTGGACCGGAAGGAAAAGATCATGGGCTTCGGTCACCGGGTGTACAAGGACGGCGATCCCCGGGCGAAGCATCTGCGGGAGATGTCCCGCCAGCTGGCCGAGCTCACCGGAGACAGCAAGTGGTATGAAATGTCCCGGAAAATCGAGGCGCTGGTGGAAGAGAAGAAGGGCCTCAAGCCCAATGTGGACTTTTATTCCGCCTCGGTCTATAATTATCTCGGAATTCCCAGCGATTTGTTCACTCCCATCTTTGCCATGAGCCGGGTGACGGGTTGGACCGCCCACGTGATGGAGCAGTATGCGAACAACCGCCTGATCCGCCCGCGTGCGGAATACGTGGGGCCGAAGAACCAATCCTACGTACCGATCGACCAGCGTTAA